A DNA window from Thioalbus denitrificans contains the following coding sequences:
- a CDS encoding GFA family protein → MRAVPCWVLRSLTCCNGLERAGSRRKRPVAKRQSLPSVPGLCSREIYFTALPVRSVGGNHQGPINCRRFVVSETFRGGCLCGGVRYEIRGEPVRFYHCHCSRCRRATGTGHASNLMVRLGSAAWVKGEELVRRYKVPEAERFTTAFCGTCGGQLPRLLTEMNVAVIPAGSLDQAPSIVPQARIFWDSRAEWSCAAGDLPVHPENPPRQDDPRAR, encoded by the coding sequence ATGCGCGCGGTGCCGTGTTGGGTTCTCCGCTCGCTGACATGTTGCAACGGCCTTGAGCGAGCGGGCAGCAGACGAAAGCGGCCGGTAGCAAAGCGTCAATCGTTACCATCTGTTCCCGGCCTCTGTAGCCGGGAAATATATTTTACGGCCCTCCCTGTGAGATCGGTGGGGGGAAACCACCAGGGACCCATCAACTGCAGGAGGTTTGTCGTGTCAGAGACGTTTCGCGGTGGTTGCCTGTGCGGCGGCGTCAGGTACGAAATCCGGGGCGAGCCGGTCCGTTTCTATCATTGCCACTGCAGCCGTTGCCGGAGGGCGACGGGGACGGGTCATGCCAGCAACCTCATGGTGCGGCTGGGCAGCGCTGCCTGGGTGAAGGGCGAAGAGCTGGTGCGCCGCTACAAGGTGCCTGAGGCGGAGCGGTTCACCACCGCCTTTTGCGGTACGTGCGGCGGCCAGTTGCCGCGCCTGCTGACGGAGATGAATGTGGCGGTGATACCGGCCGGTTCCCTGGACCAGGCGCCATCCATCGTGCCACAGGCGCGGATCTTCTGGGATTCGCGCGCGGAGTGGTCGTGCGCGGCCGGAGACCTGCCGGTGCATCCGGAGAACCCGCCGCGCCAGGATGACCCGCGGGCCAGGTGA